A genomic region of Pseudomonadota bacterium contains the following coding sequences:
- a CDS encoding SLC13 family permease, which translates to MTLDQTTLFVILLAALAFFVWGRWRYDVVAIGALLAAVFFGIVPAGQAFVGFGHPAVITVAAILIISRALHHSAIPGLLASGMAPFGRHTTLQVAALTFLVAIFSSFMNNVGALALMMPVALQLASKTGRPASVVLMPLSFGSLLGGLVTMIGTPPNIVIANYRTTISGAPFGMFDFSPVGIGVAVVGVCFIGIIGWRLLPQRKGDALTNAAFAQIEDYITEVRLEGTSKYVGATLQELEALNEDVAVVGLIRGERKFLAPSRYLRLQEGDVLILEADPETLRALVNAAKLELIGSEGLSIETIHSNDVSLIEAVVPPGSKMESQTSQDLRLHDRFGINMLGVARHGLPVKERLGRVRFQAGDVLLLQGETAALFEALSELGCLPLAHRDLRLGKRRRTLLPVGIFAVAIALTAFGVLPAAIAFIGAVFAFILFNVLSLREAYESVEWPIIVLLSAMIPVGQALETTGGTSLIGGVFVGISEYLDPPMILVLLMIATMLLSDIMNNAATAVLMAPIAASVAIGLGVNTDSFLMAVAVGSSSTFLTPIGHQSNTLVLGPGGYKFGDYWRMGLPLDILIVAVGAPLILYFWPL; encoded by the coding sequence ATGACGCTCGACCAGACCACCCTGTTCGTCATCCTACTGGCGGCGCTGGCGTTTTTCGTGTGGGGCCGGTGGCGCTATGACGTCGTGGCGATCGGCGCGCTGTTGGCCGCCGTTTTTTTCGGGATCGTGCCGGCCGGCCAGGCCTTTGTCGGCTTCGGCCATCCGGCCGTTATTACGGTCGCTGCCATCCTGATCATTTCACGGGCGCTGCATCATTCCGCAATTCCAGGCCTGCTGGCGAGCGGCATGGCCCCCTTCGGCCGCCATACGACCCTGCAGGTAGCGGCGCTTACCTTTCTCGTCGCCATCTTTTCCTCCTTCATGAACAACGTCGGCGCGCTTGCCCTCATGATGCCGGTTGCCCTGCAACTGGCCTCGAAAACCGGGCGGCCGGCGTCCGTCGTCCTGATGCCGCTTTCGTTCGGCTCCCTTCTGGGTGGTCTGGTAACAATGATCGGCACGCCGCCGAACATCGTCATCGCGAACTATCGCACCACGATCAGCGGCGCCCCTTTCGGCATGTTCGACTTTTCGCCGGTCGGAATTGGCGTGGCCGTCGTCGGCGTGTGCTTCATCGGAATTATCGGCTGGCGGCTGTTGCCGCAACGGAAAGGGGATGCCCTAACCAACGCGGCCTTTGCCCAGATCGAAGATTACATTACCGAGGTGCGGCTGGAAGGGACTTCGAAATATGTCGGGGCGACGCTCCAGGAACTCGAAGCGCTTAACGAGGACGTCGCCGTGGTTGGCCTCATTCGAGGGGAACGGAAATTCCTGGCCCCTTCCCGCTACCTCCGCCTTCAAGAAGGTGACGTTCTTATTCTCGAGGCCGACCCCGAGACCCTGCGAGCGCTGGTGAACGCCGCCAAGCTCGAGCTGATCGGCAGCGAAGGCCTGAGCATAGAAACCATCCATTCGAACGACGTCAGCCTGATCGAGGCGGTCGTCCCGCCCGGCTCGAAGATGGAAAGCCAGACTTCTCAAGACCTGCGTTTGCACGACCGTTTCGGGATCAACATGCTTGGCGTCGCTCGACATGGCCTGCCGGTGAAAGAACGATTGGGCCGGGTTCGCTTCCAGGCCGGCGACGTCCTGTTGCTGCAAGGCGAAACGGCCGCCCTCTTCGAGGCGTTGTCCGAACTTGGCTGCCTGCCGCTTGCCCACCGCGATCTTCGTCTGGGCAAACGGCGACGGACTTTGCTTCCCGTCGGCATTTTCGCGGTCGCCATCGCCCTTACCGCTTTCGGCGTACTGCCGGCCGCCATCGCTTTCATCGGCGCCGTTTTCGCCTTCATCCTCTTCAACGTCCTCTCCTTGCGCGAGGCCTATGAAAGTGTCGAGTGGCCGATCATCGTCCTGCTCTCCGCCATGATTCCGGTCGGACAAGCCCTGGAAACGACAGGGGGCACCTCGCTTATCGGCGGCGTCTTCGTGGGCATTTCCGAATACCTCGACCCGCCGATGATTCTCGTCCTCCTTATGATCGCCACCATGCTGCTGTCGGATATCATGAACAACGCCGCCACCGCGGTGCTCATGGCGCCGATCGCGGCCAGCGTCGCCATCGGACTCGGAGTCAACACGGACTCCTTCCTGATGGCGGTGGCGGTGGGAAGCTCCTCGACCTTCCTCACCCCGATCGGCCATCAATCGAACACGCTGGTTCTGGGACCGGGCGGTTACAAATTCGGTGATTACTGGCGGATGGGGCTGCCGCTCGATATCCTGATCGTCGCCGTCGGCGCTCCGCTCATCTTGTATTTTTGGCCGCTTTAG
- the thiD gene encoding bifunctional hydroxymethylpyrimidine kinase/phosphomethylpyrimidine kinase — MRGRVLAVAGSDSGGGAGIQADIKTVTALGGYALTALTALTAQNTQKVAGVLGVPPDFVRLQMETVLSDLGADAIKTGMLHTAGVIEAVADVLERMAPDIALVVDPVMVAKGGARLLDSAAVNILKERLLLRATVMTPNVPEAEALTGLRLTVVKEVVHAAETLLTLGAQAVFITGGHIDQSQIQDVLATPEGIEIFESPRIATPHTHGTGCTLASAIATGLAQGSTLREAILRARAYVWEAIRTAPGFGHGHGPINHAHTVGGHPNDLQNGSDDDDEA, encoded by the coding sequence ATGCGAGGGCGGGTTCTCGCCGTCGCCGGATCCGATTCCGGTGGCGGGGCCGGTATCCAGGCCGACATCAAGACGGTAACGGCCCTTGGCGGGTACGCGCTTACCGCACTTACCGCACTTACCGCGCAGAACACGCAAAAAGTGGCGGGCGTGCTTGGAGTACCGCCGGACTTTGTCCGGTTGCAGATGGAAACCGTCCTTTCCGACCTGGGCGCCGATGCGATCAAAACCGGCATGCTGCATACCGCCGGGGTGATCGAGGCGGTCGCGGACGTTCTTGAACGCATGGCGCCCGATATCGCCCTTGTCGTGGACCCCGTGATGGTGGCGAAGGGGGGCGCGCGCCTACTCGACTCCGCCGCCGTGAACATATTGAAGGAGCGGCTGCTTCTGCGGGCGACGGTGATGACGCCGAACGTGCCGGAGGCGGAAGCCCTGACCGGGCTTCGCCTGACGGTGGTGAAGGAAGTCGTGCACGCCGCGGAAACCCTGCTGACGCTTGGCGCGCAGGCGGTCTTTATCACTGGCGGCCATATCGACCAGTCGCAAATTCAGGACGTGCTGGCGACGCCCGAGGGAATTGAGATTTTTGAAAGCCCGCGGATCGCGACCCCCCATACCCACGGAACGGGCTGCACTCTGGCCTCGGCTATCGCCACCGGCTTGGCCCAGGGCAGCACGCTGCGCGAGGCGATCCTGAGGGCCAGGGCCTATGTGTGGGAGGCGATCCGCACCGCGCCCGGCTTCGGCCATGGCCATGGGCCGATCAACCATGCCCATACGGTGGGCGGCCACCCGAATGATTTGCAAAACGGGTCGGACGATGACGACGAGGCCTAA
- the glmM gene encoding phosphoglucosamine mutase, with product MRKLFGTDGIRGTANQEPMTAETALKIGMAAGRQFLRGDHRHRVVIGKDTRLSGYLLEPALTAGFIAMGMDVILVGPLPTPAVAMLTRSLRADLGAMISASHNPYQDNGIKFFDPEGRKLSDEIEVAIEARIDNGGEKDLVASNRLGRAMRLDDALGRYMEHVKMTFPRGRMLNGLRIVVDCANGAAYRVAPTVLWELGAEVVPIGVSPDGFNINQNCGSTSSAAMCEAVVAHKAHLGIALDGDADRMVMADEHGERVDGDQILALVARSWQEMERLKGGGIVATVMSNLGLERYLQTLGLGLVRVQVGDRYVVEHMRKHGYNIGGEQSGHIVFGDFGTTGDGLIAALQVLSEIVRTGKPTSEVVRCFDPMPQLLRNVRFANSMPLENSDVLRAIQEGESTLGKNGRLLIRKSGTEPVIRIMAEGKDEAVVDRVVGNIVTAIERAVR from the coding sequence ATGCGGAAACTTTTTGGCACAGACGGTATCCGCGGCACCGCCAATCAAGAACCGATGACCGCGGAGACCGCGCTGAAAATCGGCATGGCTGCCGGCCGCCAGTTCCTCCGCGGCGATCACCGGCACCGGGTCGTGATTGGCAAGGACACGCGGCTTTCCGGCTATTTGCTTGAACCGGCGCTGACGGCCGGATTCATCGCGATGGGCATGGACGTCATCCTGGTCGGGCCGTTGCCGACGCCGGCCGTTGCGATGCTGACGCGCTCGCTGCGGGCGGATCTTGGCGCGATGATTTCGGCTTCCCACAATCCCTACCAGGACAACGGAATAAAATTTTTCGATCCGGAGGGCCGCAAGCTTTCCGACGAGATCGAAGTGGCGATCGAAGCGCGAATCGACAATGGCGGCGAGAAGGACCTTGTGGCTTCGAATCGGCTGGGCCGGGCGATGCGGCTGGACGATGCGCTCGGCCGCTATATGGAACACGTCAAGATGACCTTTCCGCGAGGGCGGATGCTGAACGGCCTTCGGATTGTCGTCGATTGCGCGAACGGCGCGGCCTACCGGGTGGCTCCCACCGTGCTCTGGGAATTGGGTGCGGAGGTCGTTCCCATCGGGGTTTCGCCGGACGGCTTCAACATCAACCAGAATTGCGGATCTACGTCGTCGGCGGCGATGTGTGAAGCGGTCGTCGCACACAAGGCGCATCTGGGTATCGCGCTCGATGGCGATGCCGACCGCATGGTGATGGCGGACGAGCATGGCGAGCGGGTGGACGGCGATCAGATCCTGGCGCTCGTCGCGCGTTCCTGGCAGGAAATGGAACGGCTAAAGGGCGGCGGCATCGTCGCGACCGTCATGTCGAACCTGGGCTTGGAACGCTACCTTCAGACGCTGGGGCTCGGTCTTGTCCGCGTGCAGGTCGGCGACCGTTACGTCGTCGAGCACATGCGCAAGCACGGCTACAACATCGGCGGCGAGCAATCCGGTCATATCGTTTTCGGCGATTTCGGAACGACCGGCGACGGCCTGATCGCGGCTTTGCAAGTGCTGTCCGAGATCGTGCGGACCGGAAAGCCCACCAGCGAAGTTGTCCGCTGTTTCGATCCGATGCCGCAATTGTTGCGCAATGTGCGCTTCGCGAATTCGATGCCGCTTGAAAATTCCGATGTCCTGCGGGCGATCCAGGAAGGCGAATCGACCCTGGGCAAGAACGGGCGCCTGCTTATCCGGAAGTCCGGCACCGAGCCCGTCATTCGGATCATGGCCGAAGGGAAGGACGAGGCCGTGGTCGACCGCGTCGTTGGCAACATCGTGACGGCGATCGAACGCGCGGTCCGCTAA
- the folP gene encoding dihydropteroate synthase has protein sequence MPDWQLEAWPPDAAKTRPCDLYLRPCDLFSGTAAKAALARGAALPLAGGPVAFRRCELVWRGPGGVRRWRAPLPIIEDWARRAGDAWATRIAGLTAGLTGPRPPFAGLALASPRLFGVLNVTPDSFSDGGDHAESQAAIAYGRFLAEAGAAVVDVGGESTRPGAAPVTAEAELRRVLPVVRNLAAQNIPVSIDTRHAAVMDAALAAGARVVNDVTALTHDARSLPLVAERQAAVVLMHMQGEPKTMQENPIYEDVTLDVFDYLEARVAACEKAGIRRGNLCVDPGIGFGKTAAHNREVLERLGLFHGLGAAILIGVSRKSFLAGPKNLKPKQRLAPSLAAGLTALNQGVQFLRVHDVPESALALRAFAALSQSPAR, from the coding sequence ATGCCGGACTGGCAGCTTGAGGCTTGGCCGCCCGATGCCGCGAAGACGCGCCCGTGCGATCTTTACCTGCGCCCGTGCGATCTTTTTTCCGGCACCGCGGCAAAGGCCGCCCTTGCCAGGGGCGCGGCTCTCCCGCTGGCCGGCGGCCCTGTCGCCTTTCGGCGCTGCGAGCTTGTTTGGCGCGGCCCCGGCGGCGTTCGCAGGTGGCGGGCGCCACTTCCCATCATCGAAGACTGGGCCCGTCGGGCCGGTGATGCCTGGGCGACGCGAATCGCCGGGCTTACCGCCGGCCTTACCGGCCCAAGACCGCCCTTCGCCGGCCTCGCCCTCGCGAGCCCGCGCCTTTTCGGCGTCCTCAACGTGACGCCCGACAGTTTTTCGGACGGCGGCGACCATGCGGAATCGCAGGCCGCCATCGCTTACGGTCGCTTCCTGGCCGAGGCGGGGGCGGCGGTCGTTGACGTCGGCGGCGAATCCACCCGGCCGGGGGCGGCACCCGTCACGGCGGAGGCGGAGCTTCGCCGTGTGCTTCCTGTCGTTCGCAATCTTGCCGCGCAAAACATTCCCGTTTCCATCGACACGCGCCACGCTGCCGTCATGGACGCCGCCCTGGCGGCCGGGGCGCGGGTGGTGAACGACGTGACGGCGTTGACGCACGACGCGCGGTCCTTGCCGCTGGTTGCCGAGCGACAGGCCGCCGTCGTGCTGATGCACATGCAAGGCGAACCCAAGACGATGCAGGAGAACCCGATTTACGAGGACGTTACCCTTGACGTCTTCGACTACCTGGAAGCTAGGGTTGCCGCCTGCGAAAAAGCTGGAATCCGGCGCGGCAATCTTTGCGTCGATCCCGGGATCGGTTTCGGCAAGACGGCCGCTCACAACCGGGAGGTCCTTGAGAGGCTCGGCCTTTTTCACGGTCTGGGCGCGGCTATCCTGATCGGCGTTTCCCGAAAAAGTTTTCTGGCCGGGCCGAAGAACCTGAAGCCGAAGCAGCGCCTCGCCCCTTCCCTTGCCGCCGGTTTGACCGCTCTGAACCAGGGGGTGCAATTCCTGCGCGTCCACGACGTTCCGGAATCGGCGCTCGCTCTTCGCGCCTTCGCGGCGCTTTCCCAAAGCCCCGCGCGTTGA